One Halosegnis longus DNA window includes the following coding sequences:
- a CDS encoding NAD(P)/FAD-dependent oxidoreductase — MSDTAEYEVTVVGGGPAGLTTALYTTRLGHDTAMINRGGGRAAMMLDTHNVIGVSEETSGNEFLQTAREQIEEYGADYHQDFVSDIERREDGRFDVTAGNLSVVTEHVVLATGFSDVRPDPPLPRTGRGLHWCLHCDAYMFVDQPVFVMGTGEAAAKVAMIMLNFTDEVDLLTRGDEPEWSDETDRQLAAHPVDVVHEEIESMEKGEDGWLESFTFADGETREYRGGFPMYGSDYNTALAEKLGAELNDDGTIAVDDHGKTTADGVFAVGDITPGHNQIPTAMGEGARCGIQNHYDLRTFPMSLDDIEAQGGDIEQSAAPGISEELRARAREHNAEAAAPPVDLDEAAEPADD; from the coding sequence ATGTCCGACACAGCGGAGTACGAAGTGACGGTCGTCGGCGGCGGGCCGGCGGGTCTCACGACGGCGCTCTACACGACGCGGCTGGGCCACGACACCGCGATGATCAATCGCGGAGGCGGCCGTGCCGCGATGATGCTCGACACCCACAACGTCATCGGGGTTTCCGAGGAGACGAGTGGCAACGAGTTCCTACAGACCGCGCGCGAGCAGATTGAGGAGTACGGGGCCGACTACCACCAGGACTTCGTGAGCGACATCGAGCGCCGCGAAGACGGTCGCTTCGACGTGACCGCCGGCAACCTCTCGGTCGTCACCGAACACGTCGTGCTCGCGACCGGCTTCTCCGACGTGCGACCGGACCCGCCGCTCCCTCGAACGGGACGCGGCCTACACTGGTGTCTCCACTGTGACGCGTACATGTTCGTGGACCAGCCCGTCTTCGTGATGGGAACCGGCGAGGCAGCCGCGAAGGTCGCCATGATTATGCTGAACTTCACCGACGAGGTCGACCTGCTCACCCGCGGCGACGAGCCGGAGTGGAGCGACGAGACCGACCGCCAGCTCGCTGCCCACCCCGTCGACGTGGTCCACGAGGAGATCGAGTCGATGGAGAAAGGCGAGGACGGCTGGCTCGAATCGTTCACCTTCGCGGACGGGGAGACCCGCGAGTACCGCGGCGGCTTCCCGATGTACGGCAGCGACTACAACACCGCGCTGGCCGAGAAGCTCGGGGCCGAACTCAACGACGACGGCACCATCGCCGTCGACGACCACGGGAAGACCACCGCCGATGGCGTCTTCGCCGTCGGCGACATCACGCCGGGCCACAACCAGATTCCGACCGCGATGGGTGAGGGTGCCCGCTGTGGCATCCAGAACCACTACGACCTCCGCACCTTCCCGATGTCGCTCGACGACATCGAAGCACAGGGCGGCGACATCGAGCAGTCGGCCGCCCCCGGCATCTCGGAGGAGCTCCGCGCTCGCGCCCGCGAGCACAACGCCGAGGCCGCGGCCCCGCCGGTCGACCTCGACGAGGCCGCCGAACCGGCAGACGACTGA
- a CDS encoding DUF7110 family protein, whose amino-acid sequence MNSRVFRLHSTLELPLDDVHEFFEETDLPVEIEDIEITRRNNTLIVKAVSAEDNISKYTPTAQLKASIAENRVYENEDGEWVEEPPEEAQPGFGGGSSSSSSSSGDSPSWGSLAQAEEEEEPEINSKLREYACFKGDRETVLQNTALQYPMFEVLCDLARYAERGELTAIAAVDDTLEAHRIVEGEDRAATIEIVEDPREREAENTVQWRDNKFIN is encoded by the coding sequence ATGAACAGTCGCGTATTCCGACTTCATTCCACGCTCGAACTGCCGTTGGATGACGTCCACGAGTTCTTCGAGGAAACCGACCTTCCGGTCGAAATCGAGGACATCGAGATTACTCGTCGAAACAACACTCTCATTGTCAAGGCCGTCTCCGCCGAGGACAATATCTCCAAGTACACGCCAACTGCCCAGCTGAAAGCCAGCATCGCTGAAAATCGCGTGTACGAAAACGAGGACGGCGAGTGGGTCGAGGAGCCGCCCGAGGAGGCACAGCCCGGCTTCGGTGGCGGAAGCAGTAGCAGCAGTAGCAGCAGCGGCGACAGCCCCTCTTGGGGGTCGCTCGCTCAAGCAGAGGAGGAAGAGGAGCCGGAAATCAACTCCAAACTCCGCGAGTACGCCTGCTTCAAGGGCGACCGCGAGACCGTGCTCCAGAACACAGCGCTCCAGTACCCGATGTTCGAGGTGCTGTGTGACCTTGCCCGCTACGCCGAGCGTGGTGAACTGACGGCCATCGCCGCCGTCGACGACACGCTCGAAGCCCACCGCATCGTCGAGGGCGAAGACCGCGCCGCGACCATCGAAATCGTCGAGGACCCGCGCGAGCGCGAGGCCGAAAACACGGTGCAGTGGCGCGACAACAAGTTCATCAACTGA
- a CDS encoding phosphoadenosine phosphosulfate reductase family protein: MTEFPEYLNVDYTDGEGEDPEDYPNIEDKLQKALDVVETGLREYENPAVMWTGGKDSTLTLYFVKEVVEQYDDIEMPPAVFIDHFQHFDELIEFAERWADRWDIDLKYARNDDVGNYVDANGLTPGDDIPVDELSEHNQHHIRNILEYEEDTFPFLLDTYVGNHLLKTVALNDTLESEGIDGIISGIRWDEQDARADETFFSPRHDPDIYPPHDRIQPILQFKEADVWQAFWYFVVPETVDGYPDDGYVPQSFDDLPNDLTHEDIPVSPKYFAGFRSLGSEISTDKSAEEPAWLQDMENTTERAGRAQDKEDLMGRLRDLGYM; this comes from the coding sequence ATGACAGAGTTTCCGGAGTACCTGAACGTCGATTACACCGACGGCGAAGGCGAGGACCCAGAGGATTACCCGAACATCGAAGACAAGCTCCAGAAGGCGCTCGACGTGGTCGAGACGGGCCTGCGCGAGTACGAGAACCCGGCCGTGATGTGGACCGGCGGCAAAGACTCCACGCTCACGCTCTACTTCGTGAAGGAGGTCGTCGAGCAGTACGACGACATCGAGATGCCGCCCGCGGTGTTCATCGACCACTTCCAGCACTTCGATGAACTCATCGAGTTCGCCGAGCGGTGGGCAGACCGGTGGGACATCGACCTGAAGTACGCCCGCAACGACGACGTGGGCAACTACGTCGACGCCAACGGGCTCACGCCCGGCGACGACATCCCGGTCGATGAGCTCTCCGAGCACAACCAACACCACATCCGCAACATCCTCGAGTACGAGGAGGACACGTTCCCGTTCCTGCTGGACACCTACGTCGGCAACCACCTCCTCAAGACGGTCGCGCTGAACGACACGCTCGAATCCGAGGGTATCGACGGCATTATCTCGGGCATCCGCTGGGACGAACAGGACGCCCGCGCGGACGAGACGTTCTTCTCGCCGCGCCACGACCCGGACATCTACCCGCCCCACGACCGCATCCAGCCCATCCTGCAGTTCAAGGAAGCCGACGTGTGGCAGGCGTTCTGGTACTTCGTCGTCCCCGAGACGGTCGACGGCTACCCGGACGACGGCTACGTGCCCCAGAGCTTCGACGACCTCCCGAACGACCTCACCCACGAGGATATCCCGGTGTCGCCGAAGTACTTCGCGGGCTTCCGCTCGCTCGGCTCCGAGATCTCGACCGACAAGTCCGCCGAGGAGCCGGCGTGGCTCCAGGACATGGAGAACACGACCGAGCGCGCAGGCCGCGCACAGGACAAAGAGGACCTGATGGGCCGGCTGCGCGACCTCGGCTACATGTAA
- a CDS encoding DUF7333 family protein has translation MEFNETTTGGLFIGLVVVALLALILAPIPMGTSTILMMVGPSMLVFGAICLILGVKLGENRASGL, from the coding sequence ATGGAGTTCAACGAGACGACGACTGGCGGACTGTTCATCGGACTGGTGGTTGTGGCGCTGCTCGCCCTGATTCTCGCGCCGATTCCGATGGGGACGTCGACCATCCTGATGATGGTCGGCCCGTCCATGCTGGTGTTCGGTGCAATCTGTCTGATACTGGGCGTGAAGCTGGGCGAAAACCGCGCGAGCGGCCTCTGA
- a CDS encoding amidohydrolase, translating to MSLTTRDALVAFRRDLHQYPEPAWREFYTTSRIVDELERIGVDELYLGRDALKSEARMAVPDAEEIESWRERARKKGAREDVLAAAEGGHTGAVAVLKKGEGPTVALRVDIDALPQKESERSEHLPTAEGFRSDNEGHMHACGHDAHATIGLGILERVKESDFAGTFKILFQPAEEVVGGGKAMAESGHLDDVDHMLALHVGLDYPTGEVVAGIDGFLAVAQLHAEFTGHPGHAGAKPEEGRNAVQAMAAAVQGLYGIPRHSDGATRVNAGRVEGGTASNIIPESATMEIEVRGETTELKEFVHERAMDALEGSAQAYGCEVDVNVVGDAPSATSDESLVDLVAEAAGTVDSVESLVRRGDLGGSEDATYLMQYVQDNGGDACYVCIGTSHPGGHHTATFDVEEETIPIGIDTLVGTIERLG from the coding sequence ATGAGCCTGACAACTCGCGACGCACTCGTCGCCTTCCGGCGTGACCTCCACCAGTATCCGGAGCCGGCCTGGCGCGAGTTCTACACCACCTCCCGCATCGTCGACGAACTCGAACGCATCGGCGTCGACGAACTGTATCTCGGCCGCGACGCCCTCAAGAGCGAGGCGCGGATGGCCGTCCCCGACGCCGAGGAAATCGAGTCGTGGCGAGAGCGCGCCCGCAAGAAGGGTGCCCGCGAGGACGTACTGGCGGCCGCGGAAGGTGGCCACACCGGTGCAGTTGCCGTTCTCAAGAAAGGTGAGGGACCGACCGTCGCGCTCCGGGTCGATATCGACGCGCTCCCGCAAAAGGAGTCCGAGCGCTCGGAGCATCTGCCGACCGCGGAGGGGTTCCGCTCGGACAACGAGGGTCACATGCACGCCTGCGGCCACGACGCCCACGCGACGATCGGGTTAGGCATCCTCGAACGCGTGAAGGAGTCCGACTTCGCGGGCACGTTCAAGATTCTGTTCCAGCCGGCAGAGGAGGTCGTCGGCGGCGGGAAGGCGATGGCCGAGTCCGGCCACCTCGACGACGTGGACCACATGCTCGCGCTCCACGTCGGGCTCGATTACCCGACTGGCGAGGTCGTCGCGGGTATCGACGGGTTCCTCGCGGTCGCGCAGCTCCACGCCGAGTTCACGGGTCATCCGGGCCACGCCGGCGCGAAGCCCGAGGAAGGACGCAACGCCGTACAGGCGATGGCCGCAGCCGTGCAAGGCCTCTACGGGATTCCGCGCCACTCCGACGGCGCGACCCGCGTCAACGCCGGCCGCGTCGAGGGCGGGACGGCCTCGAACATCATCCCCGAGTCGGCGACGATGGAAATCGAGGTGCGCGGCGAGACGACCGAGCTGAAGGAGTTCGTCCACGAGCGGGCGATGGACGCGCTCGAAGGGTCCGCGCAGGCGTACGGCTGTGAAGTCGACGTGAACGTGGTCGGTGACGCGCCGAGCGCGACCAGCGACGAGTCGCTCGTCGACCTCGTCGCCGAGGCCGCCGGCACCGTCGATAGCGTCGAGTCGCTCGTCCGCCGCGGCGACCTCGGGGGCAGCGAGGACGCGACCTACCTGATGCAGTACGTCCAGGACAACGGCGGCGACGCCTGCTACGTCTGTATCGGCACCTCCCACCCCGGCGGTCACCACACCGCGACGTTCGACGTGGAAGAAGAGACCATCCCCATCGGTATCGACACGCTCGTGGGTACTATCGAGCGGCTGGGCTGA
- a CDS encoding uS10/mL48 family ribosomal protein has product MPFVTKLSFESGDREVLDRVVNDIKERAAHKGVQLKGPHPHPATEVSAPQYKRLKPGDGFEPWKFSVYTRDIEIHDHDQFAREVAGDEYPESIHVEANVEQRSGVGT; this is encoded by the coding sequence ATGCCATTCGTCACGAAGCTCTCCTTCGAGAGCGGGGACCGCGAGGTGCTGGACCGCGTGGTCAACGACATCAAGGAGCGCGCCGCCCACAAGGGCGTCCAGCTGAAGGGACCACACCCCCACCCCGCGACGGAGGTGTCCGCGCCCCAGTACAAGCGACTCAAGCCGGGCGACGGGTTCGAGCCGTGGAAGTTCAGCGTCTACACCCGCGACATCGAGATTCACGACCACGACCAGTTCGCCCGCGAGGTGGCCGGCGACGAGTACCCCGAGAGCATCCACGTCGAGGCGAACGTCGAACAGCGGAGCGGCGTCGGCACCTGA
- the trpC gene encoding indole-3-glycerol phosphate synthase: MNADEMAPEVRSILDAARDRGGGDGRVSVDPRSLADAFASAEADGRVPLIAEVKPTSPTTDGERRDDPVDLAREMVAGGAAALSVLTEPDHFGGSVETLERVRAAVDVPVLRKDFLLDEAALDVAEADVVLLIARFLGDDLEPMLAAARDRGFQVLVETHTRAELDRAVAAGAEFIGVNNRDLAELEVDLATFESVAPTAPESVTLIAESGIHTVDDVRRMRTAGADALLVGSAIMDGDVEQNTHRLTHARD, from the coding sequence ATGAACGCCGACGAGATGGCCCCCGAGGTGCGGTCGATCCTCGACGCGGCCCGCGACCGTGGCGGCGGCGACGGGCGCGTGTCCGTCGACCCGCGCTCGCTCGCGGACGCGTTCGCGAGCGCCGAAGCCGACGGTCGCGTCCCGCTCATCGCGGAGGTCAAGCCCACCAGCCCGACGACGGACGGTGAACGCCGCGACGACCCAGTCGACCTGGCACGCGAGATGGTTGCCGGCGGCGCTGCCGCCCTCTCGGTGCTCACCGAACCCGACCACTTCGGCGGCTCCGTCGAGACCCTCGAACGGGTGCGCGCGGCCGTCGACGTGCCCGTCCTCCGGAAGGATTTCCTCCTCGACGAGGCGGCCCTCGACGTGGCCGAAGCCGACGTGGTACTGCTCATCGCGCGGTTTCTGGGCGACGACCTCGAACCGATGCTCGCCGCGGCCCGCGACCGCGGTTTTCAGGTGCTCGTGGAGACGCACACCCGCGCGGAACTCGACCGCGCCGTCGCGGCCGGCGCGGAGTTCATCGGCGTCAACAACCGCGACCTCGCGGAACTGGAAGTCGACCTCGCGACCTTCGAGTCCGTCGCGCCGACGGCCCCCGAGAGCGTCACGCTGATAGCGGAGAGCGGCATACATACGGTAGACGACGTGCGACGGATGCGCACGGCCGGGGCCGACGCCCTGCTCGTCGGCTCGGCGATCATGGACGGCGACGTCGAGCAGAACACACACCGACTCACACATGCCAGAGACTGA
- the trpB gene encoding tryptophan synthase subunit beta, with protein MPETDTTFGDYGGQYVPEALMPAIEELTDAYERYVLNNEDGFMDEFRERIRDFGGRPTPLQRADNLSERYDRDIYLKREDLLHGGAHKLNNALGQVLLAKYMGKERIIAETGAGQHGTATAMAAAHLDMPCEIYMGRRDVNRQRPNVFRMRINGAEVNPVDTGRGTLKEAISETMRDWATTVENTHYVIGSIVGPAPFPAMVRDFHRIISEETRRQTREQYGRLPDSVVACAGGGSNTMGIFADFTSDSPFSTAPDSNTDADDDVSLFAVEAGGSSLDVDEERGVAPNSASLSTGSEGVLHGARTKLLQNSDGQIMESHSVSSGLDYAGVGPELAKLVDDERVTPVNVDDDAALEAFHRLSQEEGIIPALETAHALAFLETETDADLGEFVVVNVSGRGDKDLEAALEETAQRDIPNAPAMEVFDE; from the coding sequence ATGCCAGAGACTGACACAACGTTCGGCGACTACGGCGGCCAGTACGTCCCCGAGGCACTGATGCCCGCGATAGAGGAGTTGACCGACGCCTACGAGCGGTACGTCCTCAACAACGAGGACGGCTTCATGGACGAGTTCCGTGAACGCATCCGCGACTTCGGCGGCCGGCCGACCCCGCTCCAGCGCGCGGACAACCTTTCTGAACGCTACGACCGCGACATCTACCTCAAGCGCGAGGACCTGCTCCACGGCGGCGCGCACAAGCTGAACAACGCGCTCGGCCAGGTGTTGCTTGCGAAGTACATGGGCAAAGAGCGCATCATCGCCGAGACGGGCGCGGGCCAACACGGCACCGCGACCGCGATGGCCGCCGCCCACCTCGATATGCCCTGCGAGATTTACATGGGTCGCCGGGACGTGAACCGCCAGCGACCCAACGTGTTCCGCATGCGCATCAACGGTGCCGAGGTCAACCCCGTCGACACCGGCCGCGGTACCCTGAAGGAGGCGATTTCCGAGACCATGCGCGACTGGGCCACGACCGTCGAGAACACCCACTACGTCATCGGCTCCATCGTCGGTCCGGCACCGTTCCCCGCGATGGTGCGTGACTTCCACCGGATCATCTCCGAGGAGACGCGCCGGCAGACCCGCGAGCAGTACGGTCGGCTTCCGGATTCGGTCGTCGCCTGCGCCGGCGGCGGCTCGAACACGATGGGCATCTTCGCCGACTTCACCAGCGACTCCCCCTTCTCGACGGCCCCCGACTCGAACACCGACGCCGACGATGACGTGTCGCTGTTCGCCGTCGAGGCGGGCGGCTCCTCGCTCGACGTGGACGAGGAACGCGGCGTCGCGCCCAACTCGGCCTCGCTCTCGACGGGGAGTGAGGGCGTCCTCCACGGTGCCCGCACCAAGCTCCTCCAGAACAGCGACGGCCAAATCATGGAGTCTCACTCCGTCTCCTCCGGACTCGACTACGCGGGCGTCGGTCCCGAACTCGCGAAGCTCGTCGACGACGAGCGCGTCACGCCGGTGAACGTCGACGACGACGCCGCGCTGGAGGCGTTCCACCGCCTCTCACAGGAGGAAGGGATCATCCCGGCCCTCGAAACGGCTCACGCGCTCGCCTTCCTCGAAACCGAAACCGACGCCGACCTCGGTGAGTTCGTCGTCGTGAACGTCTCCGGTCGCGGCGACAAGGACCTCGAAGCCGCGCTGGAAGAAACCGCACAACGCGACATTCCGAACGCGCCGGCGATGGAGGTCTTCGATGAGTAA
- the trpA gene encoding tryptophan synthase subunit alpha has product MSNPAIDAAFADEPAFIPYLAAGDPSYDASLEYVEALARGGADIIELGLPFSEPIAEGSTIQNAIVRSLQGGMTVGRYFEFVTDLDVDVPVVCMTYYNLIYQYGDEPGPEPFVRKAKSVGIDGFVVPDLPAEEADPLREACDEHGLDLVFIVAPTTDDERLDRLVSLSSGYLYVQARLGVTGARDDVSSETTSSLDRLAAYDIPKAVGFGIKTGEHARDIIAGGADGIIVGSALVDIIAEGTEADAPTEETAAELESLCEELKAGALEGAQ; this is encoded by the coding sequence ATGAGTAATCCGGCCATCGACGCCGCCTTCGCCGACGAACCGGCCTTCATCCCGTATCTCGCCGCCGGCGACCCCAGCTACGACGCCTCGCTCGAATACGTCGAGGCGTTGGCCCGCGGCGGGGCCGACATCATCGAACTCGGCTTGCCGTTCTCGGAGCCGATTGCCGAGGGGTCGACCATCCAGAACGCCATCGTTCGCTCCCTGCAGGGCGGGATGACGGTCGGCCGCTACTTCGAGTTCGTCACCGACCTCGACGTCGACGTGCCGGTCGTCTGCATGACCTACTACAATCTCATTTACCAGTACGGCGACGAACCGGGCCCGGAGCCGTTCGTCCGGAAGGCGAAGTCCGTGGGCATCGACGGGTTCGTCGTTCCCGACCTCCCCGCCGAGGAGGCCGACCCGCTGCGCGAGGCGTGTGACGAACACGGTCTCGACCTGGTGTTCATCGTCGCACCAACGACGGACGACGAGCGACTCGACCGGCTCGTCTCGCTGTCCTCCGGGTATCTGTACGTGCAGGCGCGACTCGGCGTCACCGGGGCGCGCGACGACGTGAGCAGCGAAACCACGTCGAGTCTCGACCGACTCGCCGCGTACGACATTCCCAAGGCGGTCGGCTTCGGTATCAAGACCGGCGAGCACGCACGCGACATAATTGCCGGTGGCGCTGACGGGATTATCGTCGGCAGCGCACTGGTGGATATCATCGCCGAGGGGACGGAGGCGGACGCCCCGACCGAGGAGACGGCGGCCGAACTCGAATCGCTCTGTGAAGAACTGAAGGCGGGCGCGCTGGAGGGCGCACAGTAG
- a CDS encoding 2-amino-3,7-dideoxy-D-threo-hept-6-ulosonate synthase encodes MHTGLNARLDRIRTDGNYFIVPMDHGITMGAVTGLKDIESTIDGVTRGGADAVLTQKGIAPRVHPNKNEKGYIIHLNASTTIGPDEDDKRMSGTVEEAVRAGADAVSLHINVGSQYEPKQLEDLARVTDEATRLGIPVLAMAYARGEGIDSTDPESLGHAVRFAEELGADVVKTGYSGDPDSFEHVVESTRLPVVIAGGSKGTNRETIEAVRGTMDAGGAGVSMGRSIFQHDDPEAIATAVSAVVHDDATTDEALDRADLA; translated from the coding sequence ATGCACACAGGACTCAACGCACGACTCGACCGGATTCGCACCGACGGTAACTACTTCATCGTCCCGATGGACCACGGCATCACGATGGGTGCCGTCACCGGCCTGAAGGACATCGAATCGACGATCGACGGCGTCACCCGCGGCGGTGCAGACGCCGTCCTCACCCAGAAGGGAATCGCCCCGCGCGTCCACCCGAACAAAAACGAGAAGGGGTACATCATCCACCTGAACGCCTCCACGACCATCGGGCCGGACGAGGACGACAAGCGGATGTCAGGCACGGTTGAGGAGGCCGTTCGTGCCGGCGCGGACGCCGTCTCGCTCCACATCAACGTCGGCTCCCAGTACGAGCCGAAGCAGCTGGAGGACCTCGCACGGGTGACCGACGAGGCGACGCGGCTCGGCATTCCCGTCCTCGCGATGGCGTACGCCCGCGGCGAGGGTATCGACAGCACGGACCCCGAATCCCTCGGTCACGCCGTCCGCTTCGCCGAGGAACTGGGCGCGGATGTCGTCAAGACGGGCTACTCCGGCGACCCCGACAGCTTCGAGCACGTCGTCGAGTCGACGCGCCTGCCGGTCGTCATCGCCGGCGGCTCGAAGGGGACGAACCGCGAGACCATCGAGGCCGTCCGCGGGACGATGGACGCCGGCGGCGCGGGCGTCTCGATGGGTCGCTCCATCTTCCAACACGACGACCCCGAGGCTATCGCCACCGCCGTCAGCGCCGTCGTCCACGACGACGCCACCACCGACGAGGCGCTCGACCGCGCCGACCTCGCGTAG
- a CDS encoding SDR family NAD(P)-dependent oxidoreductase produces MGTVSYDFDGETVVVTGGASGIGRAAAVAFAGAGASVVVADIREEPKDRDATTPTHDLITDTGGEATFVETDVSTPDDVRDAVERAREYGGVDVMVNNAGVNRHGHPTDLDAADLDAMYEVNVRGVHLGTQIAAEDMLDRDAPGCIVNTASISSNDAQHGQVGYDATKGAIRMHTRTAALDLADDGIRVNAVAPGQIATEFSEGWTEEAETGAREDDLLKPVPLGRAGHPEDVAPAFLWLASEAAGYVTGELLHVDGGWQVS; encoded by the coding sequence ATGGGCACAGTCAGTTACGACTTCGACGGCGAGACGGTCGTCGTAACCGGCGGCGCGAGCGGCATCGGACGGGCGGCCGCGGTCGCCTTCGCCGGTGCCGGCGCGTCGGTCGTCGTCGCGGACATTCGCGAGGAGCCGAAAGACCGGGACGCGACGACGCCGACACACGACCTCATCACCGATACCGGCGGCGAGGCGACCTTCGTCGAGACGGACGTGTCGACTCCGGACGACGTACGCGACGCCGTCGAGCGAGCGCGCGAGTACGGCGGCGTCGACGTGATGGTGAACAACGCTGGGGTGAACCGCCACGGACACCCGACCGACCTCGACGCGGCGGACCTCGATGCGATGTACGAGGTGAACGTCCGGGGCGTCCACCTCGGCACGCAGATCGCGGCCGAAGACATGCTCGACCGCGACGCTCCCGGCTGCATCGTCAACACCGCCTCCATCTCATCGAACGACGCCCAACACGGGCAGGTCGGCTACGACGCTACCAAGGGAGCGATTCGGATGCACACCCGGACCGCGGCGCTCGACCTCGCCGACGACGGCATCCGGGTCAACGCCGTCGCACCGGGCCAGATTGCGACGGAGTTCTCCGAGGGGTGGACCGAGGAGGCGGAGACCGGCGCGCGCGAAGACGACCTCCTGAAGCCCGTCCCGCTTGGCCGGGCCGGCCATCCCGAAGACGTCGCGCCGGCGTTTCTCTGGCTAGCGAGTGAGGCTGCCGGGTACGTCACCGGCGAACTGCTCCACGTCGACGGCGGCTGGCAGGTCTCGTAG
- a CDS encoding universal stress protein, which yields MVLFVPFDGSPLSEAALLRAVMFSTGFDAELLAVTVLPQGNTAYARDRDWLRPGESFDRETIETRVTERVHHLAPEATVRFEYVDRHAPAGTIAARLRRVAKDADASVVFIGSENAGTMVTSLSSVAGGVTADRGYDVMLVRSENPFHL from the coding sequence ATGGTGCTGTTCGTTCCGTTCGACGGGTCGCCGCTGTCGGAAGCGGCGCTGTTGCGCGCGGTGATGTTCTCTACCGGCTTCGACGCCGAGCTGCTCGCGGTGACGGTGCTCCCGCAGGGAAACACAGCGTACGCCCGCGACAGAGATTGGTTGCGGCCGGGAGAGTCGTTCGACCGCGAGACGATCGAGACCCGAGTCACCGAGCGCGTCCACCACCTCGCGCCCGAGGCCACCGTCCGGTTCGAGTACGTCGACCGCCACGCGCCCGCCGGGACGATTGCCGCGCGCCTCCGACGCGTCGCCAAGGATGCAGACGCGAGCGTCGTCTTCATCGGCAGCGAGAACGCCGGGACGATGGTCACGTCCTTATCGAGTGTCGCCGGCGGCGTCACCGCCGACCGCGGCTACGACGTGATGCTCGTGCGCTCGGAGAACCCCTTCCACCTGTGA
- a CDS encoding HAD family hydrolase, whose protein sequence is MTLSRSSVETVCFDLDDTLIEYRQDGDETLNTAFRRAGVGRFCSSDELWALASETPDADDDHQFLTYLFRAAAKRHGGPTESAETLARTYEAATDHTDVRFRPGAEAALDAARALGPVGLITNGGPEVQRQKLRALDLQSAFDTTVYAGAETPPKPAREPFDRALTDLNADPTETLYVGNSLHHDVAGAGGAGLQTAWYPREGDRGKRADTHTPDHTLESLSDLTRLLE, encoded by the coding sequence ATGACTCTCTCGCGGTCGTCGGTCGAGACGGTGTGTTTCGACTTAGACGACACCCTCATCGAGTATCGGCAAGACGGCGACGAGACCCTGAACACGGCGTTTCGTCGGGCCGGCGTCGGTCGCTTCTGCTCCAGTGACGAACTGTGGGCGCTGGCCTCGGAGACGCCCGACGCGGACGACGACCACCAGTTCCTGACGTATCTGTTCCGGGCGGCGGCAAAGCGCCACGGCGGGCCGACGGAGTCAGCCGAGACGCTCGCCCGGACGTACGAGGCTGCGACCGACCACACTGACGTGCGCTTTCGTCCCGGCGCGGAGGCCGCACTCGATGCGGCCCGCGCGCTCGGCCCGGTCGGGCTCATCACGAACGGCGGGCCCGAGGTGCAACGACAGAAGCTCCGCGCGCTCGACCTGCAGTCGGCGTTCGACACGACCGTGTACGCCGGCGCGGAGACGCCGCCCAAGCCGGCCCGCGAGCCGTTCGACCGCGCGCTCACCGACCTGAACGCCGACCCGACCGAGACGCTCTACGTCGGGAACTCGCTCCACCACGACGTAGCCGGTGCCGGCGGCGCTGGTCTCCAGACGGCGTGGTACCCCCGCGAGGGCGACCGCGGCAAGCGGGCAGACACCCACACGCCGGACCACACGCTGGAGTCGCTCTCGGACCTCACGCGGCTGCTTGAGTAA